The window AGCAGATACAAGGTGAAGAAACTGGACAAAAATCTACTCCTGCAGCTTGGCCATTAACACATCATGCCATCACCCAGGAGAACATAACTCAGGAATGGCCTTCAGATTGTACATccccataatgacaggtttcagagtagcagccgtgttagtctgtattcgcaaaaagaaaaggagtacttgtggcaccttagagactaacaaatttattagagcataagctttcgtgagctacagctcactgagctgtagctcacgaaagcttatgctctaataaatttgttagtctctaaggtgccacaagtactccttttctttttacatccccATAGTACTGGATCTTGGTAGATCATCATTTCACAGATGGGCTCGGAGGACCATACTCATACCTGGCGTAAGCAAGTGCAGTTCCACATAAGGTGTGCATTCATTTACATCAGGTCTGAATTTGGTCCTCAATCTCCAGAGTCTATTTAGCAATCCAAAATCCATCTCTTGGTGGCAAATATGCAAGCACAGCTCTATATGGTCCTTATGCTGTCTCCAGGCCTAAATTAGAAAGAACTGGGGGCCTAAATATGATATGTTGGTGGACCAAGAAGATAGAGTGCATTAATAATTTTTCTAAATTGTGCTCCCAGGGACCagctttttaaaacagcaaatgaAGGTGAGATGCTGGAGGGAGGTACATGCTTAACAGTCTGGGGTCCATAGGTGAGGGACCATGAATTGATTGCATGCTTAAAATTTCTATTTGCATAATGCCTAGCATGAATGTGTGTAACATTGTGCCATGAAACCTCAAATCAAGGATTGCAGTCAGCAGTGCTCTGTGAAAACCAGTGTCATACAATACACAGAGCTTTGGCTGTGTGGGTGAGGGAAGGGCGcttcataaataaaaatatcattaCATAAGACATCCTTAGAAAGCAATTCCCATCCCGTTGTACTGTAATTTTTTGGCGAGCATAAGCCATATAATGAATACAACAACGACAACAAAACCCAGCAGACAAGCTAGCTAAACAGCAGGCTTCCAGATGTCCACCCAGCTCTCCCATCTCAGACTCTTAATCCTCTACTTAGTCTGAGCTCTAGCTGATTTCTGATGCATTCAGATTATCCAGCTAGCATAACTGCTAGCAAACATCTGAAAATTTTCACCGTTCCATCTCACATTTCACCTTGAAGGAGCGGCACTCTATTGGGCTCAGAGCCTTCTTTATCAAGCCAATTAGCTTAACACAAAAGCAGTGAATAGGGCTCACTTACACAACGCTCAATGGCCTGTAAAATCCTCAATATTTCAAAATGGTCTCAGGCCAAATACTGCTGTAAAAACAGTAACCAGTGCAAGCGTTAGATTTTCTGacagcattaaaaataaacttagcaTACATACATTTGACGTGGTGATCTGGTCAGGTAATGTAAAGAAAAAGTTCATGAATGGATCATATACAATTTCTTTTCTAACATTTGAGGACCAAAGTTTGCAAGGAACAAAAGGAAATGATTAACGGGAAACATGCATGGTACAAAAGAGACTTTATAGTCCAAAAAGGGATGTCCATATTTAGAAACACTTGATTCCTGCCATCAGGGTTCTTTGCTTCTTCCTGAATGTGCGTCTCAGCCATGAGAGAAAGAGAGCCTGTGCATgtttgtgtcacacacacacacacaaaaaccacaaATTACCTATCACCAGTTGATTTGCTTACTgattaaaaagcaaaatgttaaGATTTCATGAGGCaagcttgatttttatttttaagagcccCGTTCTGCCAAATGCTTGCCCCTCCCCAAATTCTCATTGACACTACTACAAGCTCAACTAAAGCCTTGTCTGTagggagggcagggaaggaatCGTGTTACAAAAAATTAATTAACCCATTTGAATTAGCATGATGTGAAAGTTCTGCCCTTAGTGTGGATAAGGacaatcactttaaaaaacacattagTTGGTCATGGTTATCTCGAGAAGGTACCTGACTATGAATCACAACTAATACATTTTTAAGCACCACCTTTTCTTGTCTAGTTGCTAGGTTCTATTTACAAGGTGCTGCTTAAGGCATTTTCTAACAATGCTTTTTTCCAGTCTAAACAGGATCACAAAGAAATCTTGTATGATGGGGCCCTTATGTTGTAAGCACTGCATTTGGGATTTTGTGGATAAAGCAGATCTCTACCTACACTAGGATGTTTTTTCCTAGAATTTCTCATCTTTGCTACCAACAGTTCAAGTCCACATGATCTAGACTAGCATATACAAGAGGCTAGCAACTGCCAGCATTTTAAGCAATTGGCCCCAATCCATGACCCTGCTCCAAGCCCTGTTAGGCAAGACAACATGGTGTTTAAAATGCTTGTAAGCACTTGTGACTGTCTACACTAACACTCGCACCATTGCTACTACCAGAGGAAACAGTGGGAATTTTTTGAGAAAAAAGGCTAGTTCACATACAGCGGCTGTCACAAGGTTTCATGTAATAAGCTTTTCTTCCATAtcttctaaaccagtggttttcaacctttgttCACTTGCAGAGCCCTAAAaagtttcaaatggaggtgtggacccctttggaaatcttagacatagtatGTGGACCCTCAGGGTCTGCAGATCACAGGTTGAAAATTACTGCTCTAAACCCCTATcaaaaaataatttcctcttCGTTAGGACTTCTTACacagggcagattctcagctggtgtcaatttgTCATAGCccagcaatttacaccagctgaggatgtgcccAATGCTTCTAAGCAAGAGAAAGCTGCTACCAAAAGTTACTGACTTTCCCCAAAATTTGGAAGAGTGCAAGTTAGTGGTTTCTGATAAGCTTTGCTCACCTATAGCCAGGATCTGTATCGTACTGGGTTTCTACAGCCAGCACAGTGCCATACAATGTAAAACTGGCAGCAGTGCTAATTGTATCTCATCTccatgcccctcctcctcccccccccagcatcacCTGTTCCCTGATAGTTTTGGAGAGGGTCATTAGTGCCCCTCAACAAGGTCTTGCAAAGAACTAAAGATTGGAGAGAAAAAGAATGGAGTGGGAGatggagaggaggaaaggaagagaaagtttGGGTAACTGGACTTAAAAGTGACCTACAAAGTGGGGAGAGTTGGTTTATGCCCTTGTTTGTTTCTTTAGGCCATATAGAAGACTGAACGGTGGTTGTttaagggtttggggttttttaacctGCTTGTTTTACCACCTTCAATATATTAGGAAAGTCAAGTTTGATCTTCCCTGGCTTTGCTGGAGAACTTCATGTGGTCTCAGGTGAGCACTCACACTTAAATTGAAAGTGGTGTGTATTTGTTACGGAGTGTAGTTGGAGAGGTGTTAACAAAACCTAGAGCTTTTAACAAGGTATTGACCACTTGATTGGGAAACTgcagacctgggttttattcacTACTCTGCCAGGAATAAATCAAAATCTCTTTCTCTGAGATACCCTGTTCAGTCTCTTAATGCTTATATTGGCATAGTTGCATCAGTTCTCTAGTCACTAAATTCTTGCAGGATAGAGAAGGCtgcattttttcagtaaaaaaaacccaaaaaaacccacccacgattgtttaaatataatatgaaatgtatatgttaaaaaaaaatcagaccttcACAAATTCTAAAGAAGCAAGGTAGAGCCAAGCATTTCTGCAGATCACCTCTAAGACTTTTTAGATTAGAAATATTAGGTCTGTTCCATCTTCTTTTGCTGGAAGACTATGGACTACCAGGGAATTATCTAGATTGTGGTATTGCAATGGAGCAAAACACCTAAGTAATAGTGAGGAACAAGGGATATGTAGTGTAACTGCTTAATGCGATTTTGTGGgggtttaatatatattttacacaaattCCCGACAAGCCTTTGAAAGAAAAAGCTCTTTGTGGAAGATTTAAACATGCTTTTACCGAAAGCTGAGAAAGCTTCTACCAGTCACCAACACCTGTaacaaaacaagcaggaagaCAGAACTCTATTCCTAAgctaaaaaggaaataaaatgcacCCTACGCACCCTTCTCCTTTAAAACTTTCTGGCTTCCTTTATAGGTAAGGAATCAAAAAGGATgcaaataatttctctctctcttttgcaagGCACTCAGTCTTTCATGAATCATCCTCAAGAAATGTATGGTAGGCTGGCAAAAGCAATCAAATATCTTTCCTTTTGTCAATTGCCTTTCATCACAAATGatcccaaagtactttataaCATTTCAGCctttcatttttgttaattttctaaATTAAACAGGAAGTCAAAAGTACTTATAAATAACACTCTTAAAACCTGAAAGCCGAACCAAATTTGATTAAAAATAGAAGTGGGCTTACTATGATCTAATTTCAATTTAGACCAACAATATATTTGGGCTCCCGTGAACTGTTTGAGagttttttggtggggggaacCCTGAATATTCTACCTCATGTACCTCATTATACAGGATCTAAGAAATTCTTCAGTCAATGCAGATTTGTATAGGCATACAGCACTATCACGACAGTGCTTCCAAATCCATAAAAGATTCACACCAGAATTCGGAAGTGAATACTGAGCCTAAAATATGGTCAGAAAACAACAAAGAATGAGGTGCTAGTTCAAAGCAATGCAACTGCACACTGTTTAATATCTTAAAAATGTCAGTGCCTGTGTTAAAATTTCCCAGTCCCATCACAAGGCTTAATTACTATTATCCTGGCTATTAGTGTTCGATTTGGTCAATCACATGAAATCGCCCAGGTCAGGGGACACAATTACAAGAGGGCAGTCCCCACAATGTGGTTAAAACAGTTCTACCTTGCAGTGCAGACAAGATGAGGATTTGCTTTAATTGCTCCCATGTACTGTGCCGTAGCCTTTAAGGAGCTAAACTTTGCTGTAGGACTgggattctccatctcctgaGTTCTTACCCTGCCCCAAACAATGCACTTTctggccttggccaagtcacttaccctctctgcctcagcagcCCATCTAATAAAGAGAATAAGCCTTATTCAGCTACCTTGTAGGGCTGGTCAGGATATGTCATTCTCCTCAGGCATAAGAGAGGAGAAACAGGAGGGAAGAATACTTACTAGCTGGAAGACCAGGAGATGCAGCAAGTACCAGGTAGTTGCAAAATAGCCCCTCGAGAGTAGCTACTTGGCTCTGTCAAATGTAAAAGACCAGCCActgaaaggcatgctgggaaaaaagTTCTTATCGAAGGACAACAGTGTCAGAATTAGCAGGACCAAGAAGCCTGCTTTGAGGCTAGCACCAGTGTATTACATACATTATGAGGAATagatgtttgcaaagcactttgaccATTCTGCTTCACACATTTAGTTTGCAGAATGCCAAATTACCCTTGTCCCTGTTTTCCAGAGTTAGTTTGTACTTAGGTCTTAAAAACTTCAGGTGAGGATGTTCATGACTTGGTCCTCTTTGCACTGCATGTTGGAATATGTTCAAGGAATAACTATTGGAACCAGGTCCCTGGAACAGATTTTACAGTACAGTTGCAATTTACAGTTTGATGTGCTGCTCTAATAAAAAGACAAACATATGACTTGCTAATTACTAGTGTCCATTCAATTACTTCCTCAGGGAGGTGGGTTTGGTCTCTGtcactatgtctacactggatcCCATCCAGGTATGCACTTGAGGGAGCAGGAGGCATGAGGCACAAGGACTTCTatgtttagcatgctagctcaatcagagctagtgtgggatGTCTCCACAAGTTGGAATTTCCACCTTCCAGCTCTGGTGCAGACATATCTTCTGACTAATTAAAGGATCAGAGGGTAATTAAAAGGGGGCTTGACAGAAGTGGAACACCAGCAGCCCAGCTTCACCGTGATCCTGAGTCAATGGACAAGAAAGGCTGACCTACCATGCCCCAGAATCAAAGGGTATTCCTATAGCCAAAAAATCCTCCTGTGATAAGAGATGGAACTTGGCCAAGGAAGTGCTTAATCCAAACTGTTGCCCATTTAtaattttagattttgttttaaatactacCAAGAAATTAACTGTTCAAATGTAGCAGTtacagaaaacacattttaaatatgcTGACATCTATGATTGGATTCCCATGGTCCCACTTTACCATGGAGCTACATTAGGCTCTACCCTGTTTGCTCTTAATTGATTCAATATGTATTTGGGCAATTAATTGTTAAGGAATTGTATTTTAGGTAATTAATGAAAGTAGCAGCCCTATAGATGCATTGATACAAATACAACAGCGAGACTTTTTTTTCTCCCACCTGATACAGCTTTCTGTGGAGACTGGCACTTCAAAGAATCACATGGGCTAATCAATAGGCtataacacttttttaaaatctgattttttttttaaaattatttcatagAAAAATAGTCATTaggttttccatcaaaaaaactTAAGTAAACCTTTCTGTATTCAAGTACCTTGGGACATCAGCTTAACATGCCTCATTGGGCCTTTCTAATACagatctgaaaatcagacccagagGTGCTGTGTACAGGCCATACCCAGTATAATTAAATGTGGTAGTGGGTGCTCAGTATTTTGAAAACTAGGGCTATATTTACCTGATTCTTCCACATCTGTGGAGCTTGTTTGGTTAGTTCACAGTACAACCTTACCATTAAGGTGTAGTTTTTGAAGGAGGATGTACATTTTGCTAAAAAGGTAGATTCAGGTCCTAAAAGACAGCTGTTTTAAAATCCAAATACAAAAAGCAAATGTTCTTAGACCACCATTAAATAGCAGCACAGGACACTAACATGCAGTCCTCCCTGTCAAGCAGCTCCTCTGTACTTTTTGCCTAAAGCATTCAAGTTCCAGTGGTCACACCCCACTCTGAACACTTGTCTGTAACACACCTCCATCTGTGCCTTTAGATTGCAGGTCCTCTGAGGAAGGGACCTGGTATGTCTGGTAACAATCTTCCACTGTGTACTACTAGATAATCTATTCCCTGCTCGTGTTAAACATTGTGCTCCTAAGTCTGTCTGTCTACAATGAGGTGGCATGGATGAAACTGGAGGTCAGATCTAATTCCACTTGATTTAGAAAgttatttcccccctctcctaAGGTGCATTTGACCTAGACTTAAGGCTCTAACTACAGAGCAGATTAGAGGGACACCAACTTCAAAGTCACAATTTTCTGTCTATTTTAGTTACTATTATCTACTTCTAACAAATACTGTAACAGAGAAGTTAATGGAAAATATCCCATCTCTCCCCCCTAACCTTGttcagtctggttttgaagtcAATTTAAACAGCTTCAAGTTTGAATGAAAAGCCACCATAGTAACCAGGAAAGCAAAagcaaggtttttttgtttgtttaaaaaaaaaaaaaaaagtcaagcatTTCAGAAAGTACTATTTAAAAGTGTGCTTTAACCAGCCATTAGAGCTTCCTGAAGTTAtgcacttacaaaaaaaaaaattaaggtgatAGCACCTAAATGTAACAAAAGCCAAGGGGAAAAATGTTATGTTCATTCCCCCCATGCTATTTATCAGTACAGAAACAAACCATGAGAagtattactactactactactgtcAAAACATACCTGAAGCATAGAAGTCTATCCATTGCAAGACCCTTACAAAAGCAATTTAGTTTTGTATCATCCCAAAGCATGATATATCCTAGGACTTTTCAGGATGGTATTATGATTTGGAATAGCTAGTAATGCATACTACAAGATTGTGACCAACTGTGGCAACTCAGAAGACTGAGTGTAGCTGAAACCATGTCTTAACTGTGCACTTCTTGGTAGTATCAGCAGTCAGCTATTTTGGTTGCTCAGATGACTTCGAGCTGTTTGATTTACACTGACTTCCACATAGAATTACTGATAATTGAGTGCAGAAATGTATCAATTGAACAGCGAAGGTAGTATTACAGCTCCTGAAAGGTACCCAGCAGCCCACTGTATGTGTATTGTCAGTCATGCATTTCCGTTAGGAACTATAATTTCCTTCCATCAGAAGGATCTTGGAATAGGAAAGGGGGTAGGAGAAATGTACTTACTTTTTTGGTGATGCACACCTATTTGAACTTTTAACTTGCTTCCATGAGAGAGAAACTAGTTTAACACTTTTTCCTCTGCATTAAAAGCAAGTACTAagtgtttgtctacactggaaatgcTAGTGGCACAGGTGCAGTGCTTCAGCATAGATGTTCCCTCTGCCACTGGGAGGGTTCCCCGTCCCAGTAGGAAATTCCCCCTCAGCAAGAGCTTGTAGCTACCTCAACAGAATTCCTCCATcagcctagcactgtctacagtaGAGGTCAGGTTGAACTAGCTACATTGCTTGGGGGTGTGGATTCCTCCCACACCTTTGAGCAATGTTGTTGTTTCAACCTGTTTAGCATAGACCAGGTCTTAGTCACAATTCATCATTACAAAAGAGTGTAAGTGATCCAATTGCAACTGAGGCTATTTAAGACTGGTAAATGTTTGAGATACGACCACTTGCAGTTTTCTATAAAGCATTTACTAGACTACTTCAATTAACACAGCATTTTATCAGTCATCCTGAGTGATATTTTAGTCACATCACAAGCATTATACACTGTCAACTGTAGATCTGCAATTTGGTTTGCAAACAGCCCGTAGCTAGGTACAGTTTACTACAACTCATTGTACTCTTGTAAACTTACCACCTATGGTGATTTAGAAGTGTCACCACAATTAATGCAAAATTCCACCTCTATAGTGGTGAGATACACTCTGCTCTCTGTGGACAGAGCAAAGAAGGAATACAGATAGCAGGTAGTGAGGGGATGCTAGTTTTATTCTTTcaaaaaattatacatttttggTGCTCAGAATAGTACCGCTAGCTCACTTAAGTAGTTAGTTCTCTTTTATAAAGGGTATAAAAATATCCACAGTGTGGAATGGTTGAGAGTCATGTGTCAGTGGACACAATGTGGCTAGGTATTCAGAGAGGAGCAATTACAGAACCTCAACCCACCTCCCCAGATCCAATTCACATATATAGTTAAAGAAAGGCAAGTGTATTAGGTGCCTGTGCTGCCATTTCTAGTTCAGCAAAGAAGTTAGGCGATTGTCTAATATTTCTCCTGCCAACAAGCAGAATGCTAGAAAAAACCACAAGTCTGAAACAGTTTAACACAGGACAAAAAAGGCACATTTTAATATGTACAGCAATGCATTTGGGCTATAAATGTACCCAacacaactggaaaaaaaaagtccaatttAACGTATGCTTTTATAATTGTTCAATGGAATCAGCCTCATTCCTAGCCACCTACCTTTCTGCATCTCTGAATGctgctatatacacacacacacaattagtcATGAGTGTTCATTTAGGCTCCCATGTTCAAGTAATAAAATTCAAACTTGCATAGCATCTTATGCCACTCAGCCATAAAACAGGTAAGATTGCATATTAGCTTGAGTAGCCATCTCTTTCAATTCAGCCAGTTTTAGCTAGCCACCATTTTTATCCTTGAGACAGAATGTTTCCTAAGTTACCCACCCTGAGGGATGCCAAACTTCCAAATGAACTTTTTGCTGTTAAGGTACTCTTCAACCAGAAATTTAGAATGTTGTCaagaacagttttaaaaatgtaatactgTTTATTTTGCTTCAAAAAACATTTCAGCATTctaaacatacaaaaaaaacaTAACGATGCAAATTTGTTTAAGTACAGAGTGTTTTTGAACTTCAATTGCTGCACTTGCTCTTCACTCCGTTGCCAATGAAGAGAGGTCTAcagtttcagtttaaaaaactaCCGCActtaactaaaaaaaacccatacactTCTCATGCCAGCTGAACCCCCTTCCACAACTAAGAATGGCAGCAGAATGCTAATTTCACTATATACAGAAAGACAACTTTAAGCTAAATGGACGCCCACTGTAGTGTAAATAGATCTACCCTCACAGTGCATGCTTTGGGCCATGGCACCCTATGGAAGGTACAGCCTTCCAAAGTAATCACCCCTCCCTCAAGGCATCACAACTCTAAGCATGTACCACAAGAATTTGTCTAGTTTTTACAAACTATAGATATGTACAGTTTATAACCCAGGATTTTCTAGCCAATAACCATATAGTAACACcaccttacaaattaaaaaaaatgcttgaaacatttttaaatgctttgttacACCAACAGCAAAGTGCACAGAGTGAGGAGAACACTAGAGcgccttttcattttaaaaatgtttggaaatatGTACAACTTTGATACAGTTTCAGGGTGCTCACTACACCCATGGCCACTTCATGTAAACCAGTTACAATTTCTAGAGCACTTTTAGAAACTACAAGGTGATCAGAATCCAAATTTTGTAATTAAGCCTAATGAGGGCAACAGCACCATCTCAAATAAGAGGTGCTTCATTTATGGTGTTTCCCCTACTCTATGGTATTCACATCAGACAAATATTGTACAGTTTTATTCATCATCCTCatcttcttcatcctcctcttcatCATCCTCATCCTCTTCATCTTCTTCTTCTACCTTTTTCCGAGCAGCTTTGGCTGCTGCACCCTTTGCACCATCAAACTTTCCTTTAGACTTGTAGTCTGCAACATCCTGCAACATCAAGAGGATGTCTTAATTTGCTCTAAGCAATAAATTTACAAGTGATCTATGCAATAGTAGAGATACTAGTTTTCAGCAGCCTTATCCCCAAGGGAAAGGCTGCTGGAGCGACAGTCTATGGGCTTGTGGATACCAAGGTGTACCTGAGTAGTCTAAGCATTAGGTTTGCATCCTGGGTTCATAATttagaatttctttaaaaaaaaaaaaaaaaaaagattcacaaGTTACAGACGTTCGTGTGATTTTAtagtgctattaaaaaaaaaaaaaggttaatttcTTCAGCAAAGCCAAAACTACCACTTCAGAAGGGGAGGCAATGGGGACTGCTTTCTCTGTAGCCCAGGGAGAAACAGGCTCGCCTGAAGTTTCCCAAAGGGTAAGTTCAGTCATTATATGGAAGTTTAAGTGTACTATACATGTATCCAGCATACATCTCATTGCTAACCAGTCTCTAGATGTTACAGAAGCCTTATAAACATGCCCCCTGTGTAATATGGATTTCTTCATTAGAAGAGAGTGTTTATGCCCACATCAGCTCTAATGTTACTAAGACACTCAAGCTACAACCTAGCCTTACCTTTTCATATTTCTCCTTCAGTTTAGCTGCCTTATTATTGTAAGGCTGCTTTTCACCATCACTGAGGTTGTTCCACATTTCACCAAGTTTCTTTGCTACATCCCCAATAGATATGCCAGGATTTGTGGATTTGATCTTGGGACGGAATTCtgaacagaacaggaagaagCCAGACCTTGGAGAAAAGTTTCATATTAAAATGAGCATCTCAGAATCTGAAACTGAAGATTAGAACTAGGTAAGACATCCAGCTCTTTCAACCATCAATTCACCCAAATGATTCACAGGACTGGAGACTATCAACAGCTAGTGTTTGAGTAAGGGGAAAGATTTGTTTAAAACTAATAAGACATTAT of the Dermochelys coriacea isolate rDerCor1 chromosome 9, rDerCor1.pri.v4, whole genome shotgun sequence genome contains:
- the HMGB3 gene encoding high mobility group protein B3, whose translation is MAKGDPKKPKGKMSAYAFFVQTCREEHKKKNPEVPVNFAEFSKKCSERWKTMSGKEKSKFDEMAKADKVRYDREMKDYGPAKGGKKKKDPNAPKRPPSGFFLFCSEFRPKIKSTNPGISIGDVAKKLGEMWNNLSDGEKQPYNNKAAKLKEKYEKDVADYKSKGKFDGAKGAAAKAARKKVEEEDEEDEDDEEEDEEDEDDE